One window of the Bradyrhizobium sp. NP1 genome contains the following:
- a CDS encoding ImmA/IrrE family metallo-endopeptidase codes for MDPSALARELRRDPEPKPDLLRSVARELVLPPFAFYMQRLPALDEAIPDFRSLVPEPGPKSRETIEAIKLAEGIQRATIQFEARAAADLPKFTAISDEEIDRFALKARAYFSITLEDQREATDARTFYVLVRRKVEEKGILVLQDSFPREDGSGFCLAHDTHPLVLINTKQQTRARRLFTLAHELAHILMGQTGISDPFVRKNAIERRCNRFAGSFLVPQIYASSLLGTSVTRDPDLDDVRWAARKLKLSQEATVLRLEQLKIYQIGSHNKWLSLVHNDNPDYSEKGGGGKQPPAQEKVKLAKYGFTFAREFKRFLDQGLISEIDLYRASGLKPKYQRSYFEYVNSLSTNELRNLELDDG; via the coding sequence GTCTGTTGCCCGTGAGTTGGTGTTACCACCATTTGCGTTTTACATGCAGCGCCTGCCCGCTCTTGACGAGGCTATTCCGGATTTTCGGTCCCTCGTTCCAGAGCCCGGCCCAAAGTCCCGAGAGACGATTGAGGCCATCAAGCTTGCGGAAGGCATTCAGAGGGCGACAATTCAATTTGAAGCTCGCGCCGCAGCTGATCTTCCCAAATTTACGGCCATCAGCGATGAGGAAATCGATCGCTTTGCCCTCAAAGCTCGGGCGTACTTCTCAATCACACTCGAGGATCAGCGAGAGGCGACAGACGCGCGGACGTTCTACGTCTTGGTTCGGCGGAAAGTCGAAGAGAAGGGCATTCTTGTTCTCCAGGATTCATTTCCGCGCGAGGATGGAAGCGGGTTCTGCCTAGCGCACGATACGCATCCACTCGTCCTAATAAATACTAAGCAGCAAACGCGCGCCCGCCGACTTTTCACGCTTGCGCACGAGCTTGCGCACATCCTCATGGGGCAGACCGGCATTTCGGACCCGTTTGTCAGAAAAAACGCGATCGAACGCCGCTGCAACCGATTTGCAGGCAGCTTTCTCGTTCCACAGATTTATGCATCGAGCTTACTCGGCACGTCGGTTACACGAGACCCCGACTTAGATGATGTGAGATGGGCTGCCCGCAAGCTCAAGCTAAGTCAGGAAGCAACTGTCCTGCGTCTTGAGCAGCTTAAGATTTATCAGATCGGAAGCCACAATAAGTGGCTTTCGTTGGTTCATAACGACAATCCTGACTATTCCGAGAAGGGAGGCGGCGGCAAACAACCGCCAGCTCAGGAAAAGGTAAAGCTCGCAAAATATGGCTTCACATTCGCAAGAGAGTTCAAGCGATTTCTAGATCAGGGACTGATTAGCGAAATTGACCTCTATCGTGCCTCCGGGTTGAAGCCGAAATACCAAAGGTCATACTTCGAATACGTAAACTCCCTCTCAACGAACGAGCTCCGAAATCTGGAGCTTGATGATGGCTAA
- a CDS encoding YeeE/YedE thiosulfate transporter family protein, with protein MHNLTPWSGLLGGALIGLAAASLMLLTGRMAGISGIFGSLVSLAPSNRDWRLAFVAGLIAAPLLAALAGAPLPRPAINGNIILVAAAGLLVGFGSRLGNGCTSGHGVCGFARLSTRSIVATMIFMGTAIITVAVMRHAIGG; from the coding sequence ATGCACAACCTCACCCCCTGGTCGGGACTGCTGGGCGGCGCGCTGATCGGGCTTGCCGCGGCAAGCCTGATGCTGCTCACCGGCCGGATGGCCGGGATCAGCGGCATCTTCGGCTCCCTGGTGTCGCTCGCGCCCTCGAACCGCGACTGGCGGCTCGCCTTTGTCGCCGGCCTGATCGCCGCGCCGCTTCTGGCCGCGCTGGCCGGCGCGCCGCTGCCGAGACCGGCGATCAACGGCAACATCATCCTGGTGGCGGCCGCGGGCCTTTTGGTCGGCTTCGGCAGCCGGCTGGGCAATGGCTGCACGTCGGGCCACGGCGTCTGCGGCTTCGCGCGGCTCTCGACCCGCTCGATCGTGGCGACGATGATCTTCATGGGCACCGCCATCATCACCGTCGCGGTGATGCGCCACGCGATCGGAGGCTGA
- a CDS encoding DUF6691 family protein, translating into MPVMIASFLCGLVFGAGLLISGMTQPEKVLGFLDVFGAWDATLAFVMAGAVAVSAAGFALARRRGGPVLASAYRWPTRTDIDAPLAAGAILFGIGWGLVGLCPGPALVNLAGLSRPILVFVVAMAIGMLFHERYRTLGATRQPAGSAQASSRADG; encoded by the coding sequence ATGCCGGTCATGATCGCCTCCTTTCTCTGCGGCCTGGTGTTCGGCGCCGGACTGCTGATCTCCGGCATGACGCAGCCGGAAAAGGTGCTCGGCTTTCTCGACGTGTTCGGCGCCTGGGACGCGACGCTCGCCTTCGTGATGGCCGGCGCCGTCGCGGTCTCGGCGGCCGGGTTCGCGCTCGCCCGCCGCCGCGGCGGGCCGGTGCTGGCATCGGCGTATCGCTGGCCGACGCGCACCGACATCGACGCGCCGCTGGCTGCGGGCGCGATCCTGTTCGGCATCGGCTGGGGCCTCGTCGGCCTCTGCCCGGGACCGGCGCTGGTCAATCTCGCAGGGTTGAGCCGGCCGATCCTGGTCTTCGTCGTCGCGATGGCGATCGGCATGCTGTTCCATGAGCGCTATCGCACGCTCGGCGCGACGCGGCAGCCCGCCGGCAGCGCGCAAGCCTCTTCGCGCGCTGATGGATAG
- a CDS encoding mismatch-specific DNA-glycosylase, whose protein sequence is MDSSPVAPSADRLPDQLAHDLRLVFVGTAASTRSAALGHYYAHPGNRFWRTLHAVGITARQYEPGEFAALLPLGIGFTDLSKTGAGMDHEIDAASIDIAAFTAKIRQYRPRTIAFTSKKAASLFYRRPTTAIALGRQPRQADFPDVFVLPSPSGAASGSWTVQPWQELAAWIRSTSS, encoded by the coding sequence ATGGATAGTTCGCCTGTTGCACCGTCGGCCGACCGGCTTCCCGACCAGCTTGCGCACGATCTTCGGCTGGTCTTCGTCGGCACCGCGGCAAGCACACGCTCAGCGGCGCTCGGGCACTACTATGCCCATCCGGGAAACCGGTTCTGGCGCACGCTCCACGCGGTCGGCATCACCGCTCGCCAGTACGAACCGGGCGAGTTCGCCGCGCTGCTGCCGCTCGGCATCGGCTTCACCGATCTCTCCAAGACCGGCGCCGGGATGGATCACGAGATCGACGCCGCGTCGATCGACATTGCGGCCTTCACGGCCAAGATCAGACAATATCGACCGCGCACCATCGCCTTCACCAGCAAGAAGGCCGCAAGCCTTTTCTACCGCCGGCCCACCACGGCGATCGCGCTCGGCCGGCAGCCGCGGCAGGCGGATTTTCCTGACGTGTTCGTGCTGCCGTCGCCGTCAGGCGCTGCTTCGGGGAGCTGGACGGTGCAGCCGTGGCAGGAGCTCGCCGCGTGGATACGATCTACCTCATCGTGA
- a CDS encoding RidA family protein gives MAIQHYPAPSHIKAPPLSFATRVGDLLFISGIPGFDEKGELPDGFEPQFNNVVKNITRVLTEAGATFRDLAKVNVLLTRPSDVAPMNALYASAFGPPPYPARTTCVVQSLPNPKMLIEIEAVASLKR, from the coding sequence ATGGCAATCCAGCACTACCCCGCCCCGTCCCACATCAAGGCGCCGCCGCTGTCGTTTGCGACCCGCGTCGGGGATCTCCTGTTCATCTCGGGCATCCCCGGCTTCGACGAAAAGGGCGAGCTGCCCGACGGCTTCGAGCCGCAGTTCAACAACGTCGTGAAGAACATCACGCGCGTGCTGACGGAGGCCGGCGCGACCTTCCGCGACCTCGCCAAGGTCAACGTGCTGCTGACGCGGCCTTCCGACGTCGCGCCGATGAATGCGCTCTATGCCAGCGCCTTTGGCCCGCCGCCCTATCCGGCGCGCACCACCTGCGTGGTGCAGTCGCTGCCCAATCCGAAAATGCTGATCGAGATCGAGGCGGTGGCATCGCTCAAGCGCTGA
- a CDS encoding glutathione S-transferase C-terminal domain-containing protein, which translates to MLTLYSYPTLFGVADNNGYGLKVFAFLKLAGVPFRHEHIFDASKAPRGQLPYIVDGDDTVGDSESILAYVTEKYRVTIDGGLSQGQRAQNLLITRMLDDLYWVMSYSRWKDERYWPLFRDALMREHHALTEEGLAKAKEFNAQRYYYQGIGRYDADAAMARGLADLNALATLIPARGYVHGATPGSIDAGIYGFIANIYFYEIDTPLKQFVVAHDNIVRHCRSIHEAVS; encoded by the coding sequence ATGCTTACGCTTTACTCCTATCCCACCCTGTTCGGCGTCGCCGACAACAACGGCTACGGGTTGAAGGTGTTTGCCTTCCTCAAACTTGCCGGCGTGCCGTTCCGCCACGAGCATATCTTCGACGCCTCGAAGGCGCCGCGCGGGCAACTGCCCTATATCGTCGACGGCGACGACACCGTCGGCGACAGCGAGAGCATTTTGGCCTATGTCACCGAAAAATACCGGGTGACCATCGACGGCGGGCTTTCGCAAGGCCAGCGCGCGCAAAACCTCCTGATCACGCGCATGCTCGACGACCTCTACTGGGTGATGTCGTATTCGCGCTGGAAGGACGAACGCTACTGGCCGCTGTTCCGCGATGCGCTGATGCGCGAGCATCACGCCCTGACGGAAGAGGGTCTTGCGAAAGCAAAGGAGTTCAACGCGCAGCGCTATTACTACCAGGGGATCGGCCGCTACGATGCCGATGCGGCGATGGCGCGCGGGCTCGCCGACCTCAATGCGCTGGCGACGCTGATCCCGGCGCGCGGCTATGTGCATGGCGCGACGCCCGGCAGCATCGATGCCGGCATCTATGGCTTCATCGCCAACATCTATTTCTACGAGATCGACACGCCGCTGAAGCAGTTCGTGGTCGCGCACGACAACATCGTGCGGCACTGCCGAAGCATCCACGAAGCGGTGAGCTGA
- a CDS encoding SDR family oxidoreductase — protein MPLLEGHIAVVTGAGSGIGRAIATGYAKEDARVVVLDINEGAAAAVADEIRTAGGKAESFPLDVTRRSDCVALAKRIADTVGQVSVLVNNAGIVRRNGMLGADEAVIKDWEDVIAVNLTGVFNVTHAFLPALRATTGRIVNIGSIQSFVHLRTPSSPAYTASKHGVLGLTRALAAELGKEGVRVNAIGPGFIETPLNANARANNPDLVKTFMTHTPLGRPGQAEDIVGPAVFLASDLSAYVTGSIVMVDGGYRAV, from the coding sequence ATGCCGCTTCTCGAAGGCCACATCGCAGTCGTCACCGGCGCCGGTTCCGGCATCGGACGCGCGATCGCAACCGGCTACGCAAAGGAAGACGCGCGCGTCGTCGTGCTCGACATCAACGAAGGGGCGGCGGCCGCCGTCGCCGACGAAATCCGAACGGCCGGCGGCAAAGCGGAAAGCTTTCCGCTCGACGTGACCAGGCGCAGCGATTGCGTCGCGCTGGCAAAACGGATCGCCGATACGGTCGGACAGGTCTCGGTGCTGGTCAACAATGCCGGCATCGTTCGGCGCAACGGCATGCTGGGCGCGGACGAAGCCGTGATCAAGGACTGGGAGGACGTGATCGCGGTCAATCTGACCGGCGTGTTCAATGTGACGCATGCGTTCCTGCCGGCGCTGCGCGCAACGACAGGGCGGATCGTCAATATCGGCTCGATCCAGTCCTTCGTGCATCTGCGCACGCCAAGCTCGCCCGCCTATACGGCGTCCAAGCACGGCGTGCTCGGCCTTACCCGCGCGCTCGCCGCCGAGCTCGGCAAGGAGGGCGTGCGCGTCAACGCGATCGGGCCGGGCTTCATCGAGACGCCGCTGAACGCGAATGCGCGCGCCAACAACCCGGACCTGGTGAAAACCTTCATGACCCACACCCCGCTCGGCCGGCCCGGCCAGGCGGAGGACATCGTGGGACCGGCGGTCTTCCTCGCCTCCGACCTCTCGGCCTATGTCACCGGATCGATCGTGATGGTCGATGGCGGCTACCGGGCGGTGTAG